The following proteins are encoded in a genomic region of Triticum dicoccoides isolate Atlit2015 ecotype Zavitan chromosome 1B, WEW_v2.0, whole genome shotgun sequence:
- the LOC119349849 gene encoding V-type proton ATPase subunit C-like has product MATRYWIAALPVADDNVAAGKTALWARLQDAISRHSFDTPLYRFTVPDLRPGTLDSLLALSDDLVKSNIFIEGVSHKIRRQIEDLERAGGVEPGTLTVDGVPVDSYLTRFVWDEGKYPVNAPLKETVASIQSQVAKIEDDMKVRVAEYGNVKSQLGAINRKQTGSLAVRDLSNLIKPEDMVTSEHLVTLLSIVPKYSQKDWLSSYESLDTFVVPRSSKKLYEDNEYALYTVTLFAKVVDNFKVHAREKGFQIRDFEYSPEAQESRKQELEKLLQDQEVMRTSLLQWCYASYSEVFSSWMHFSAVRVFVESILRYGLPARFLSVVLAPSTKSEKKVRNILEGLCGNANSSYWRSEDDVGMAAGLGGEAESHPYVSFTINFV; this is encoded by the exons ATGGCGACGCGGTACTGGATCGCCGCCCTGCCCGTCGCCGACGACAACGTCGCCGCCGGCAAGACCGCCCTCTGGGCGCGCCTCCAGGACGCCATCTCCCGCCACTCCTTCGACACCCCGCTCTACCGC TTCACCGTCCCGGATCTCCGCCCCGGCACGCTCGACTCCCTGCTCGCCCTCAGCGACGACCTCGTCAAG tccaacatcttcatcgagggcgTCTCCCACAAGATCCGCCGGCAGATCGAGGACCTGGAGCGCGCCGGAGGGGTCGAGCCCGGCACCCTCACCGTCGACGGCGTCCCCGTCGACAGCTACCTCACCAG GTTCGTGTGGGACGAGGGCAAGTACCCCGTCAACGCCCCGCTCAAGGAGACCGTCGCCAGCATCCAGTCCCAGGTCGCCAAGATCGAGGACGACATGAAG GTTAGAGTTGCTGAATACGGTAATGTTAAGAGCCAGCTTGGCGCAATCAACAGGAAGCAAACTGGAAG TTTAGCAGTTCGTGACCTTTCCAACCTCATAAAACCAGAGGATATGGTCACCTCGGAACATCTAGTGACACTGCTTTCTATTGTGCCAAAGTATTCCCAAAAAGACTGGTTATCAAGCTACGAGTCACTTGATACGTTTGTG GTTCCGAGATCGTCAAAAAAGCTTTACGAGGACAATGAGTATGCTCTCTACACTGTAACATTATTTGCCAAGGTTGTTGACAACTTTAAGGTCCATGCTCGTGAGAAAGGTTTCCAG ATCCGTGACTTTGAGTATAGTCCTGAAGCACAGGAGAGTCGGAAGCAAGAGCTAGAAAAGCTGCTGCAAGACCAGGAAGTTATGAGGACCTCTCTATTGCAATGGTGCTATGCAAGCTACAGTGAG GTATTTAGCTCCTGGATGCATTTCTCTGCTGTTCGTGTCTTCGTAGAGAGTATTCTGAGATATGGTCTGCCTGCACGGTTCCTG TCTGTTGTCCTAGCACCATCTACAAAGAGCGAGAAGAAAGTAAGGAACATCTTGGAAGGGCTATGCGGCAACGCCAACAG CAGCTACTGGAGATCCGAAGACGACGTGGGCATGGCTGCTGGCCTGGGAGGCGAGGCAGAGTCCCACCCTTACGTCTCCTTCACCATAAACTTTGTCTGA
- the LOC119314159 gene encoding receptor-like protein EIX1 — protein sequence MAAPNKLLFLIIILATASSIDSATERFNGSCVPAERAALLSFKAGITGDPDDRLVSWQRGAHDCCRWSGVICSRRTGHVVKLDLHYDFSFEDFLSSSDDPEDHSLRGQVSSSLLALSHLRHLDLSGNIVLGAGMAMPGFLGSLPSLTYLNLSEMGFHGRVPPQLGNLSKLVQLDIRNYYNYHILYSDDISWLARLQSLDHLNMGYINLSRVVDWVYVVNALPNLVALILHFCWLNESNVPSSFIQHNLTVLEEVDLSFNNFYSPAVPNWLWDVNGLKSLNLEANELSCPFPNKLGNLTLLETLNIAGNNVQGIIPGTMQNMCNLRSLDLSANNIDMDITEVIDRIPNCSWKHLQELNLRYANITGTTLQFVSNLTSLTMFDVSENQLSGPVPVEIGTLANLTHLYLGSNNLIGVLSEDHFAGLMNLKYIDLSHNNLELVIDLHWVPPFSLDVASFPSCHLGPQFPEWLQWQKSIRYLDISNNGLVGRIPDWFWTSFSEARHLDISMNQLSGDLPLNLEFMSMITLSMRSNLLTGLIPKLPTTVVVLDISMNSLNGFVSDFRAPQLQVAVLFSNSISGAIPTSICEMQQLRILDLSNNLLSKELPDCGRNEPKQRNPSSSNFSRVKTMSSFSLRITTLLLSNNSFSSRFPLFLRQCPSLICLDLTQNRFTGELPGWIGEVMHGLVILRLRSNNFSGHIPVEIMELHDVRILDLSNNNFSGAIPQYVKNMKALTGTATANDSIAYDILFEGYRDKYLASGMGLSNDSFLVVIKGQVLEYRKNILYLMSIDLSCNSLTGEIPDELSSLGGLISLNLSSNLLSGNIPYKIGNLRSLESLDLSKNKLGGEIPQGLSDLTYLSYLNLSYNNLSGRIPTGHQLDILKTDDPASMYISNPGLCGHPVPRECSNPPRDLPTNGASTGCLENGFSQMDLFLGLIIGFVVGTWMVFFGLLFIKRWSYAYFGLLDKLYDRLYVIFVVTWQKWFGPQM from the coding sequence ATGGCTGCACCGAACAAGTTGCTCTTCCTAATCATCATCCTAGCTACGGCCTCTTCCATCGACAGCGCGACCGAAAGATTCAACGGGAGCTGCGTCCCGGCCGAGAGGGCCGCGCTGCTCTCCTTCAAGGCAGGCATCACAGGCGATCCGGACGATCGCCTCGTCTCATGGCAGCGAGGTGCGCACGACTGCTGCAGGTGGAGCGGCGTCATCTGCAGCCGCCGGACAGGCCACGTCGTCAAGCTCGACCTCCACTATGATTTTTCATTTGAGGATTTTCTATCATCCAGTGATGACCCTGAAGACCACTCGCTGCGCGGACAGGTATCCTCTTCGCTGCTTGCTCTCTCGCATCTCAGGCATCTAGACCTGAGCGGGAATATTGTCCTCGGAGCTGGAATGGCTATGCCGGGATTTCTGGGCTCTCTTCCAAGTTTGACTTATCTCAACCTCTCCGAAATGGGATTTCATGGTAGAGTGCCTCCTCAGCTCGGCAACCTCTCCAAACTGGTACAACTTGACATTAGAAATTATTACAATTATCATATTTTATACTCAGACGACATATCTTGGTTAGCGCGTCTCCAGTCGCTAGATCATCTTAACATGGGCTACATCAACCTGAGCAGAGTCGTTGACTGGGTCTATGTGGTCAATGCACTTCCCAATTTGGTTGCACTGATTCTCCATTTTTGTTGGCTTAATGAGAGTAATGTTCCATCATCATTTATACAACACAACCTTACAGTTCTTGAGGAGGTTGACCTCTCTTTTAACAATTTCTATAGTCCGGCTGTACCTAACTGGTTGTGGGATGTAAATGGCCTCAAGAGCCTTAACCTAGAGGCTAATGAACTATCATGCCCGTTTCCTAACAAGCTGGGAAACTTGACCTTGTTAGAGACACTTAACATTGCAGGAAACAACGTCCAAGGGATAATACCTGGAACAATGCAAAATATGTGTAATCTAAGGTCTCTAGATCTCAGTGCCAACAACATCGACATGGACATAACAGAGGTAATAGACAGAATACCCAACTGTTCTTGGAAGCATTTGCAAGAGCTGAATCTGAGATATGCCAACATCACTGGCACGACATTACAGTTTGTGTCAAATCTAACTAGCTTAACCATGTTTGATGTCAGCGAAAACCAATTGAGTGGTCCGGTGCCTGTGGAGATTGGCACGCTTGCAAATTTGACTCACTTATACCTTGGAAGCAACAACTTGATTGGTGTGCTGTCAGAAGATCATTTTGCTGGTTTGATGAATTTAAAGTACATTGACTTATCTCACAATAATTTGGAACTTGTTATTGATTTGCATTGGGTGCCTCCGTTCAGCTTGGATGTGGCATCATTTCCATCTTGTCATTTGGGTCCCCAATTTCCTGAATGGCTTCAATGGCAGAAGAGCATCCGTTATCTTGATATTTCAAACAATGGTCTAGTTGGTCGGATCCCAGATTGGTTTTGGACTAGCTTTTCTGAAGCTCGGCATTTAGACATCTCCATGAACCAACTTAGTGGTGACTTACCACTCAATCTGGAGTTCATGTCAATGATTACACTTTCAATGCGGTCAAATCTACTGACTGGTTTGATACCCAAGTTACCAACAACAGTTGTGGTACTGGACATATCCATGAACTCTCTAAATGGGTTTGTGTCCGATTTCCGAGCTCCACAACTTCAGGTTGCTGTTCTGTTTTCCAATTCAATATCCGGGGCTATTCCGACGTCAATTTGTGAAATGCAACAATTGCGGATCTTAGATCTTTCGAACAATCTGCTTTCAAAGGAACTTCCTGATTGTGGCCGGAATGAGCCGAAGCAACGTAACCCATCTAGCAGCAACTTTTCCAGAGTCAAGACAATGAGTTCTTTCAGTTTGAGAATCACTACTCTTCTCCTTAGCAACAATAGTTTTTCAAGCAGATTTCCTTTGTTCCTACGACAATGTCCAAGTCTTATTTGTCTCGATCTAACTCAAAACCGATTCACTGGAGAGTTACCTGGATGGATTGGTGAAGTCATGCATGGTTTGGTTATTCTACGGTTAAGATCAAACAACTTTTCTGGTCACATTCCGGTTGAAATAATGGAACTCCATGATGTTCGTATTCTGGATCTATCCAATAATAACTTTTCTGGGGCCATACCACAATATGTGAAAAACATGAAAGCTTTGACtggcactgctactgctaatgattcAATAGCTTATGATATTTTATTTGAAGGGTACCGTGACAAGTATTTGGCAAGTGGTATGGGACTGTCTAATGATAGCTTCTTGGTGGTGATAAAAGGGCAAGTGCTTGAGTACAGGAAGAATATCTTATATTTGATGAGCATTGATTTGTCTTGCAATAGTTTGACCGGAGAAATCCCAGATGAACTAAGCTCCCTTGGTGGTCTCATAAGTTTGAATCTATCATCAAACTTGTTGAGTGGAAATATCCCATATAAGATTGGCAACCTTCGATCGCTGGAATCTCTTGACCTGTCAAAGAACAAACTTGGTGGTGAAATTCCTCAGGGCTTATCAGATTTGACATACCTGAGCTATTTAAACTTGTCATACAATAATCTGTCTGGAAGAATACCCACGGGGCATCAACTGGACATCCTCAAGACAGATGATCCGGCTTCTATGTACATTAGTAATCCTGGTCTTTGTGGACATCCAGTTCCAAGGGAATGTTCCAATCCTCCTAGAGATCTGCCCACCAATGGAGCTTCAACGGGATGTCTTGAAAATGGTTTCTCTCAGATGGATCTTTTTCTAGGATTAATTATTGGTTTTGTGGTGGGCACTTGGATGGTGTTTTTTGGACTTCTGTTCATAAAGAGATGGAGTTATGCTTATTTTGGGCTACTCGACAAGCTATATGACAGGTTGTATGTCATTTTTGTTGTTACTTGGCAAAAATGGTTCGGACCACAGATGTGA